One part of the Salmo salar chromosome ssa10, Ssal_v3.1, whole genome shotgun sequence genome encodes these proteins:
- the ppfibp1b gene encoding liprin-beta-1 isoform X2, with protein MMSDASDMLAAALEQMDGIIAGSKAMDYSNGLFDCQSPTSPFMGSLRALNLLEDLRGVLELMDTEEREGLRCQIPDATADSLVDWLQQGHLMSNGHHISMGGDLYQERLSRLEGDKESLVLQVSVLTDQVEAQGEKIRDLDMCLDEHREKLNATEEMLQQELLCRTALETQKQDLMAEVSNLKLNSSETDRLHFDFSDNEDMVLEMNELRYRVTEMESERLQYEKKLKSTKSLMAKLSSLKIKVGQMQYEKQRKENKLQALKEELAMLRRHLEGRDRELRRLHDETGFRGITPVGMDSGDRVSHPDETLKLRLKEKHVEVQRMKKAVESLMAANEEKDRKIEELRQSLLHYKKVQDRSSMQGEKERTQDGESDESNSDSSLSMMSTTTALVAMESERHALAGDEVAGKSPDALEMHYGVTEVSSPTPSPSVQSACDPKRGPELDQPEPESEAGGQEESQQAPLSCDTPQTLDSPNSGSQDNLYVSNSEKNKAVEEISKISERPPKSPSSSHPVTTEDDRFGNKKARSSFGRGFFKIKGGKRTASTPNLAETEREEGTDHLDLAGLPQRSANSDSTNTLTSVTSTTSPECKKKSRGIKGLFGKLRRSQSTTFNLDDNLSEAVEFKRGGVRATAGPRLGWSRDLQRLPKNDLDTPFARWSKDQVCDWLQEQGLGLYLNMARVWISSGQTLLQGSQQDLEKELGIKHPLHRKKLQLALQALGSEEDDNKGKLDYNWVTRWLDDIGLPQYKTQFDEGRVDGRMLHYMTVDDLLSLKVGSVLHHLSIKRAIQVLRLNNYEPNCLRRRPSDENNITPAEISQWTNHRVMEWLRSVDLAEYAPNLRGSGVHGGLMVLEPRFNVETMALLLNIPPNKTLLRRHLATHFNLLVGSEAQGLKQDCLENPDYTLLTATAKVKPRKMSFGSFGSLRKKRQDDSEEYVCPMDVEMPKGRSFQKGYELQLYEDDIDRMEDSEGTVRQIGAFSEGIQNLTSMLKDDEFFKEISNSPNPSITDDDSNM; from the exons ATGATGTCTGATGCCAGTgacatgttggcagcagccttgGAGCAGATGGATGGGATAATAGCAG GTTCCAAGGCTATGGACTACTCTAACGGGCTGTTTGACTGCCAGTCGCCCACCTCTCCCTTCATGGGCAGCCTGCGGGCGCTGAACCTGCTGGAGGACCTCCGGGGCGTGCTGGAGCTGATggacacagaggagagggagggcctGCGCTGCCAGATCCCTGACGCCACCGCAGACAGCCTGGTGGACTGGCTGCAGCAGGGACACCTGATG TCCAATGGTCACCACATCTCCATGGGTGGGGACCTCTACCAGGAGAGACTGTCTCGGCTGGAGGGTGACAAGGAATCCCTGGTGCTTCAG GTGAGTGTGTTGACAGACCAGGTGGAGGCGCAGGGGGAGAAGATAAGGGACTTGGACATGTGTTTGGATGAGCACCGGGAGAAACTGAACGCCACTGAGGAGATGCTGCAACAG GAGCTCCTGTGCAGAACGGCTCTGGAGACTCAGAAACAGGACCTGATGGCTGAGGTGTCCAACCTGAAGCTGAACTCATCTGAGACGGACAGACTGCACTTTGACTTCAGCGACAATGAG GACATGGTTCTGGAGATGAATGAACTGAGGTACAGAGTGACTGAGATGGAGAGTGAAAGACTACAGTATGAGAAGAAACTGAAATCCACTAAG TCATTAATGGCCAAGCTTTCTAGCCTGAAAATCAAAGTGGGCCAGATGCAGTATGAGAAACAGAGGAAGGAAAACAAACTGCAGGCCCTGAAG GAGGAGCTGGCAATGCTGAGGAGGCATCtggagggaagagacagagagctgaGGAGGTTACACGACGAGACTGGGTTCAGAGGCATCACACCGGTTGGAATGGACAGTGGAGACAGAG TCTCTCACCCAGATGAAACTCTTAAATTGAGGCTGAAAGAGAAAC ATGTGGAAGTGCAGAGAATGAAAAAAGCAGTGGAATCACTGATGGCAGCCAATGAGGAGAag GATCGTAAGATTGAGGAGTTGAGGCAGTCGCTGCTGCACTACAAGAAGGTCCAGGACAGGAGTTCAATGCAAGGGGAGAAAG AGAGAACCCAAGACGGCGAGAGTGACGAGAGTAACAGCGACAGCTCCCTCTCCATGATGTCAACGACAACCGCCCTGGTTGCCATGGAGTCGGAGAGGCACGCTCTAGCCGGAGACGAAGTTGCAGGGAAAAGCCCAGACGCG CTGGAGATGCACTATGGAGTTACTGAAGTGTCTTCGCCCACACCCAGCCCTTCAGTCCAGTCAGCATGCGATCCAAAAAGGGGGCCAGAGCTGGACCAACCTGAACCAGAGAG CGAGGCAGGGGGCCAGGAAGAGTCACAGCAGGCCCCCCTTTCATGTGATACTCCACA GACCCTGGATAGCCCCAATTCAGGGAGTCAGGACAACTTGTATGTCAGCAACAGCGAAAAG aataaggctgtggaGGAGATCAGTAAGATCAGCGAGCGCCCGCCCAAGTCTCCCTCTTCGTCTCACCCCGTGACCACGGAGGATGACCGCTTCGGTAACAAGAAGGCTCGCTCCTCCTTCGGCCGTGGCTTCTTCAAGATCAAGGGAGGCAAGAGGACAGCCAGCACCCCTAACCTGG CTGAGACTGAGCGAGAGGAGGGCACTGACCATCTGGACCTGGCCGGTCTACCCCAAAGGTCAGCCAACAGCGACAGCACCAACACACTGACAAGTGTAACCTCCACTACATCCCCCGAGTGCAAGAAGAAGTCCAGGGGAATCAAGGGGCTCTTTGGAAA GCTGAGGAGAAGTCAGTCCACCACGTTCAACCTGGATGACAACCTATCAGAGGCAGTCGAGTTCAAGAGAGGCGGAGTCCGAGCCACAGCAGGTCCCAGACTGGGCTGGTCCCGTGACCTACAGAGATTACCCAAGAA TGACCTGGACACCCCGTTTGCCCGCTGGTCCAAGGATCAGGTGTGTGACTGGCTGCAGGAGCAGGGGCTGGGGCTCTACCTGAACATGGCCCGCGTGTGGATCTCTTCTGGACAGACTCTGCTGCAGGGTTCACAGCAGGACCTAGAGAAG gagctGGGCATTAAACACCCGCTGCACAGGAAGAAGCTCCAGCTGGCCCTGCAGGCCCTGGGCTCTGAGGAGGATGACAACAAGGGCAAACTGGACTACAACTGGGTGACCA GGTGGCTGGATGACATTGGCCTGCCTCAGTATAAGACCCAGTTTGATGAGGGGAGGGTGGATGGCCGCATGCTGCACTACATGACAGTA GATGACCTGCTATCTCTGAAGGTGGGCAGTGTGCTCCACCACCTCAGCATCAAGAGAGCCATTCAGGTGCTGCGCCTCAACAACTACGAGCCCAACTGCCTGCGCCGACGGCCCTCCGACGAG AACAACATCACCCCGGCAGAGATCTCCCAGTGGACCAATCACAGAGTGATGGAGTGGCTGAGATCAGTGGACCTGGCAGAGTACGCCCCCAACCTGAGGGGCAGCGGCGTTCACGGGGGACTCATG GTGCTGGAGCCACGGTTCAATGTGGAGACCATGGCCCTGCTGCTGAACATTCCCCCCAACAAGACCTTGCTGCGGAGGCACCTGGCCACCCACTTCAACCTGCTAGTAGGCTCTGAGGCCCAGGGGCTCAAACAGGATTGTCTGGAGAATCCCGACTACACCCTGCTCACCGCCACCGCCAAGGTCAAG CCGAGGAAGATGTCGTTCGGGAGCTTCGGCAGCCTGAGGAAGAAGAGGCAGGATGACAGTGAGGAGTATGTCTGCCCCATGGACGTGGAGATGCCAAAGGGACGTAGCTTCCAGAAAGGCTATGAGCTTCAGCTCTACGAGGACGACATTGACCGG ATGGAGGACTCAGAGGGAACTGTGAGGCAGATCGGAGCTTTCTCCGAGGGCATCCAAAATTTGACG AGCATGCTGAAAGACGATGAATTTTTCAAAGAGATCTCCAACTCACCCAACCCCAGCATAACAGATGACGATTCCAACATGTGA
- the ppfibp1b gene encoding liprin-beta-1 isoform X1 encodes MMSDASDMLAAALEQMDGIIAGSKAMDYSNGLFDCQSPTSPFMGSLRALNLLEDLRGVLELMDTEEREGLRCQIPDATADSLVDWLQQGHLMSNGHHISMGGDLYQERLSRLEGDKESLVLQVSVLTDQVEAQGEKIRDLDMCLDEHREKLNATEEMLQQELLCRTALETQKQDLMAEVSNLKLNSSETDRLHFDFSDNEDMVLEMNELRYRVTEMESERLQYEKKLKSTKSLMAKLSSLKIKVGQMQYEKQRKENKLQALKEELAMLRRHLEGRDRELRRLHDETGFRGITPVGMDSGDRVSHPDETLKLRLKEKHVEVQRMKKAVESLMAANEEKDRKIEELRQSLLHYKKVQDRSSMQGEKERTQDGESDESNSDSSLSMMSTTTALVAMESERHALAGDEVAGKSPDALEMHYGVTEVSSPTPSPSVQSACDPKRGPELDQPEPESEAGGQEESQQAPLSCDTPQTLDSPNSGSQDNLYVSNSEKNKAVEEISKISERPPKSPSSSHPVTTEDDRFGNKKARSSFGRGFFKIKGGKRTASTPNLDRSRSASAPMLAETEREEGTDHLDLAGLPQRSANSDSTNTLTSVTSTTSPECKKKSRGIKGLFGKLRRSQSTTFNLDDNLSEAVEFKRGGVRATAGPRLGWSRDLQRLPKNDLDTPFARWSKDQVCDWLQEQGLGLYLNMARVWISSGQTLLQGSQQDLEKELGIKHPLHRKKLQLALQALGSEEDDNKGKLDYNWVTRWLDDIGLPQYKTQFDEGRVDGRMLHYMTVDDLLSLKVGSVLHHLSIKRAIQVLRLNNYEPNCLRRRPSDENNITPAEISQWTNHRVMEWLRSVDLAEYAPNLRGSGVHGGLMVLEPRFNVETMALLLNIPPNKTLLRRHLATHFNLLVGSEAQGLKQDCLENPDYTLLTATAKVKPRKMSFGSFGSLRKKRQDDSEEYVCPMDVEMPKGRSFQKGYELQLYEDDIDRMEDSEGTVRQIGAFSEGIQNLTSMLKDDEFFKEISNSPNPSITDDDSNM; translated from the exons ATGATGTCTGATGCCAGTgacatgttggcagcagccttgGAGCAGATGGATGGGATAATAGCAG GTTCCAAGGCTATGGACTACTCTAACGGGCTGTTTGACTGCCAGTCGCCCACCTCTCCCTTCATGGGCAGCCTGCGGGCGCTGAACCTGCTGGAGGACCTCCGGGGCGTGCTGGAGCTGATggacacagaggagagggagggcctGCGCTGCCAGATCCCTGACGCCACCGCAGACAGCCTGGTGGACTGGCTGCAGCAGGGACACCTGATG TCCAATGGTCACCACATCTCCATGGGTGGGGACCTCTACCAGGAGAGACTGTCTCGGCTGGAGGGTGACAAGGAATCCCTGGTGCTTCAG GTGAGTGTGTTGACAGACCAGGTGGAGGCGCAGGGGGAGAAGATAAGGGACTTGGACATGTGTTTGGATGAGCACCGGGAGAAACTGAACGCCACTGAGGAGATGCTGCAACAG GAGCTCCTGTGCAGAACGGCTCTGGAGACTCAGAAACAGGACCTGATGGCTGAGGTGTCCAACCTGAAGCTGAACTCATCTGAGACGGACAGACTGCACTTTGACTTCAGCGACAATGAG GACATGGTTCTGGAGATGAATGAACTGAGGTACAGAGTGACTGAGATGGAGAGTGAAAGACTACAGTATGAGAAGAAACTGAAATCCACTAAG TCATTAATGGCCAAGCTTTCTAGCCTGAAAATCAAAGTGGGCCAGATGCAGTATGAGAAACAGAGGAAGGAAAACAAACTGCAGGCCCTGAAG GAGGAGCTGGCAATGCTGAGGAGGCATCtggagggaagagacagagagctgaGGAGGTTACACGACGAGACTGGGTTCAGAGGCATCACACCGGTTGGAATGGACAGTGGAGACAGAG TCTCTCACCCAGATGAAACTCTTAAATTGAGGCTGAAAGAGAAAC ATGTGGAAGTGCAGAGAATGAAAAAAGCAGTGGAATCACTGATGGCAGCCAATGAGGAGAag GATCGTAAGATTGAGGAGTTGAGGCAGTCGCTGCTGCACTACAAGAAGGTCCAGGACAGGAGTTCAATGCAAGGGGAGAAAG AGAGAACCCAAGACGGCGAGAGTGACGAGAGTAACAGCGACAGCTCCCTCTCCATGATGTCAACGACAACCGCCCTGGTTGCCATGGAGTCGGAGAGGCACGCTCTAGCCGGAGACGAAGTTGCAGGGAAAAGCCCAGACGCG CTGGAGATGCACTATGGAGTTACTGAAGTGTCTTCGCCCACACCCAGCCCTTCAGTCCAGTCAGCATGCGATCCAAAAAGGGGGCCAGAGCTGGACCAACCTGAACCAGAGAG CGAGGCAGGGGGCCAGGAAGAGTCACAGCAGGCCCCCCTTTCATGTGATACTCCACA GACCCTGGATAGCCCCAATTCAGGGAGTCAGGACAACTTGTATGTCAGCAACAGCGAAAAG aataaggctgtggaGGAGATCAGTAAGATCAGCGAGCGCCCGCCCAAGTCTCCCTCTTCGTCTCACCCCGTGACCACGGAGGATGACCGCTTCGGTAACAAGAAGGCTCGCTCCTCCTTCGGCCGTGGCTTCTTCAAGATCAAGGGAGGCAAGAGGACAGCCAGCACCCCTAACCTGG ATCGCAGCCGGAGTGCGAGTGCGCCTATGCTAG CTGAGACTGAGCGAGAGGAGGGCACTGACCATCTGGACCTGGCCGGTCTACCCCAAAGGTCAGCCAACAGCGACAGCACCAACACACTGACAAGTGTAACCTCCACTACATCCCCCGAGTGCAAGAAGAAGTCCAGGGGAATCAAGGGGCTCTTTGGAAA GCTGAGGAGAAGTCAGTCCACCACGTTCAACCTGGATGACAACCTATCAGAGGCAGTCGAGTTCAAGAGAGGCGGAGTCCGAGCCACAGCAGGTCCCAGACTGGGCTGGTCCCGTGACCTACAGAGATTACCCAAGAA TGACCTGGACACCCCGTTTGCCCGCTGGTCCAAGGATCAGGTGTGTGACTGGCTGCAGGAGCAGGGGCTGGGGCTCTACCTGAACATGGCCCGCGTGTGGATCTCTTCTGGACAGACTCTGCTGCAGGGTTCACAGCAGGACCTAGAGAAG gagctGGGCATTAAACACCCGCTGCACAGGAAGAAGCTCCAGCTGGCCCTGCAGGCCCTGGGCTCTGAGGAGGATGACAACAAGGGCAAACTGGACTACAACTGGGTGACCA GGTGGCTGGATGACATTGGCCTGCCTCAGTATAAGACCCAGTTTGATGAGGGGAGGGTGGATGGCCGCATGCTGCACTACATGACAGTA GATGACCTGCTATCTCTGAAGGTGGGCAGTGTGCTCCACCACCTCAGCATCAAGAGAGCCATTCAGGTGCTGCGCCTCAACAACTACGAGCCCAACTGCCTGCGCCGACGGCCCTCCGACGAG AACAACATCACCCCGGCAGAGATCTCCCAGTGGACCAATCACAGAGTGATGGAGTGGCTGAGATCAGTGGACCTGGCAGAGTACGCCCCCAACCTGAGGGGCAGCGGCGTTCACGGGGGACTCATG GTGCTGGAGCCACGGTTCAATGTGGAGACCATGGCCCTGCTGCTGAACATTCCCCCCAACAAGACCTTGCTGCGGAGGCACCTGGCCACCCACTTCAACCTGCTAGTAGGCTCTGAGGCCCAGGGGCTCAAACAGGATTGTCTGGAGAATCCCGACTACACCCTGCTCACCGCCACCGCCAAGGTCAAG CCGAGGAAGATGTCGTTCGGGAGCTTCGGCAGCCTGAGGAAGAAGAGGCAGGATGACAGTGAGGAGTATGTCTGCCCCATGGACGTGGAGATGCCAAAGGGACGTAGCTTCCAGAAAGGCTATGAGCTTCAGCTCTACGAGGACGACATTGACCGG ATGGAGGACTCAGAGGGAACTGTGAGGCAGATCGGAGCTTTCTCCGAGGGCATCCAAAATTTGACG AGCATGCTGAAAGACGATGAATTTTTCAAAGAGATCTCCAACTCACCCAACCCCAGCATAACAGATGACGATTCCAACATGTGA
- the ppfibp1b gene encoding liprin-beta-1 isoform X4: protein MMSDASDMLAAALEQMDGIIAGSKAMDYSNGLFDCQSPTSPFMGSLRALNLLEDLRGVLELMDTEEREGLRCQIPDATADSLVDWLQQGHLMSNGHHISMGGDLYQERLSRLEGDKESLVLQVSVLTDQVEAQGEKIRDLDMCLDEHREKLNATEEMLQQELLCRTALETQKQDLMAEVSNLKLNSSETDRLHFDFSDNEDMVLEMNELRYRVTEMESERLQYEKKLKSTKSLMAKLSSLKIKVGQMQYEKQRKENKLQALKEELAMLRRHLEGRDRELRRLHDETGFRGITPVGMDSGDRVSHPDETLKLRLKEKHVEVQRMKKAVESLMAANEEKDRKIEELRQSLLHYKKVQDRSSMQGEKERTQDGESDESNSDSSLSMMSTTTALVAMESERHALAGDEVAGKSPDALEMHYGVTEVSSPTPSPSVQSACDPKRGPELDQPEPERTLDSPNSGSQDNLYVSNSEKNKAVEEISKISERPPKSPSSSHPVTTEDDRFGNKKARSSFGRGFFKIKGGKRTASTPNLDRSRSASAPMLAETEREEGTDHLDLAGLPQRSANSDSTNTLTSVTSTTSPECKKKSRGIKGLFGKLRRSQSTTFNLDDNLSEAVEFKRGGVRATAGPRLGWSRDLQRLPKNDLDTPFARWSKDQVCDWLQEQGLGLYLNMARVWISSGQTLLQGSQQDLEKELGIKHPLHRKKLQLALQALGSEEDDNKGKLDYNWVTRWLDDIGLPQYKTQFDEGRVDGRMLHYMTVDDLLSLKVGSVLHHLSIKRAIQVLRLNNYEPNCLRRRPSDENNITPAEISQWTNHRVMEWLRSVDLAEYAPNLRGSGVHGGLMVLEPRFNVETMALLLNIPPNKTLLRRHLATHFNLLVGSEAQGLKQDCLENPDYTLLTATAKVKPRKMSFGSFGSLRKKRQDDSEEYVCPMDVEMPKGRSFQKGYELQLYEDDIDRMEDSEGTVRQIGAFSEGIQNLTSMLKDDEFFKEISNSPNPSITDDDSNM, encoded by the exons ATGATGTCTGATGCCAGTgacatgttggcagcagccttgGAGCAGATGGATGGGATAATAGCAG GTTCCAAGGCTATGGACTACTCTAACGGGCTGTTTGACTGCCAGTCGCCCACCTCTCCCTTCATGGGCAGCCTGCGGGCGCTGAACCTGCTGGAGGACCTCCGGGGCGTGCTGGAGCTGATggacacagaggagagggagggcctGCGCTGCCAGATCCCTGACGCCACCGCAGACAGCCTGGTGGACTGGCTGCAGCAGGGACACCTGATG TCCAATGGTCACCACATCTCCATGGGTGGGGACCTCTACCAGGAGAGACTGTCTCGGCTGGAGGGTGACAAGGAATCCCTGGTGCTTCAG GTGAGTGTGTTGACAGACCAGGTGGAGGCGCAGGGGGAGAAGATAAGGGACTTGGACATGTGTTTGGATGAGCACCGGGAGAAACTGAACGCCACTGAGGAGATGCTGCAACAG GAGCTCCTGTGCAGAACGGCTCTGGAGACTCAGAAACAGGACCTGATGGCTGAGGTGTCCAACCTGAAGCTGAACTCATCTGAGACGGACAGACTGCACTTTGACTTCAGCGACAATGAG GACATGGTTCTGGAGATGAATGAACTGAGGTACAGAGTGACTGAGATGGAGAGTGAAAGACTACAGTATGAGAAGAAACTGAAATCCACTAAG TCATTAATGGCCAAGCTTTCTAGCCTGAAAATCAAAGTGGGCCAGATGCAGTATGAGAAACAGAGGAAGGAAAACAAACTGCAGGCCCTGAAG GAGGAGCTGGCAATGCTGAGGAGGCATCtggagggaagagacagagagctgaGGAGGTTACACGACGAGACTGGGTTCAGAGGCATCACACCGGTTGGAATGGACAGTGGAGACAGAG TCTCTCACCCAGATGAAACTCTTAAATTGAGGCTGAAAGAGAAAC ATGTGGAAGTGCAGAGAATGAAAAAAGCAGTGGAATCACTGATGGCAGCCAATGAGGAGAag GATCGTAAGATTGAGGAGTTGAGGCAGTCGCTGCTGCACTACAAGAAGGTCCAGGACAGGAGTTCAATGCAAGGGGAGAAAG AGAGAACCCAAGACGGCGAGAGTGACGAGAGTAACAGCGACAGCTCCCTCTCCATGATGTCAACGACAACCGCCCTGGTTGCCATGGAGTCGGAGAGGCACGCTCTAGCCGGAGACGAAGTTGCAGGGAAAAGCCCAGACGCG CTGGAGATGCACTATGGAGTTACTGAAGTGTCTTCGCCCACACCCAGCCCTTCAGTCCAGTCAGCATGCGATCCAAAAAGGGGGCCAGAGCTGGACCAACCTGAACCAGAGAG GACCCTGGATAGCCCCAATTCAGGGAGTCAGGACAACTTGTATGTCAGCAACAGCGAAAAG aataaggctgtggaGGAGATCAGTAAGATCAGCGAGCGCCCGCCCAAGTCTCCCTCTTCGTCTCACCCCGTGACCACGGAGGATGACCGCTTCGGTAACAAGAAGGCTCGCTCCTCCTTCGGCCGTGGCTTCTTCAAGATCAAGGGAGGCAAGAGGACAGCCAGCACCCCTAACCTGG ATCGCAGCCGGAGTGCGAGTGCGCCTATGCTAG CTGAGACTGAGCGAGAGGAGGGCACTGACCATCTGGACCTGGCCGGTCTACCCCAAAGGTCAGCCAACAGCGACAGCACCAACACACTGACAAGTGTAACCTCCACTACATCCCCCGAGTGCAAGAAGAAGTCCAGGGGAATCAAGGGGCTCTTTGGAAA GCTGAGGAGAAGTCAGTCCACCACGTTCAACCTGGATGACAACCTATCAGAGGCAGTCGAGTTCAAGAGAGGCGGAGTCCGAGCCACAGCAGGTCCCAGACTGGGCTGGTCCCGTGACCTACAGAGATTACCCAAGAA TGACCTGGACACCCCGTTTGCCCGCTGGTCCAAGGATCAGGTGTGTGACTGGCTGCAGGAGCAGGGGCTGGGGCTCTACCTGAACATGGCCCGCGTGTGGATCTCTTCTGGACAGACTCTGCTGCAGGGTTCACAGCAGGACCTAGAGAAG gagctGGGCATTAAACACCCGCTGCACAGGAAGAAGCTCCAGCTGGCCCTGCAGGCCCTGGGCTCTGAGGAGGATGACAACAAGGGCAAACTGGACTACAACTGGGTGACCA GGTGGCTGGATGACATTGGCCTGCCTCAGTATAAGACCCAGTTTGATGAGGGGAGGGTGGATGGCCGCATGCTGCACTACATGACAGTA GATGACCTGCTATCTCTGAAGGTGGGCAGTGTGCTCCACCACCTCAGCATCAAGAGAGCCATTCAGGTGCTGCGCCTCAACAACTACGAGCCCAACTGCCTGCGCCGACGGCCCTCCGACGAG AACAACATCACCCCGGCAGAGATCTCCCAGTGGACCAATCACAGAGTGATGGAGTGGCTGAGATCAGTGGACCTGGCAGAGTACGCCCCCAACCTGAGGGGCAGCGGCGTTCACGGGGGACTCATG GTGCTGGAGCCACGGTTCAATGTGGAGACCATGGCCCTGCTGCTGAACATTCCCCCCAACAAGACCTTGCTGCGGAGGCACCTGGCCACCCACTTCAACCTGCTAGTAGGCTCTGAGGCCCAGGGGCTCAAACAGGATTGTCTGGAGAATCCCGACTACACCCTGCTCACCGCCACCGCCAAGGTCAAG CCGAGGAAGATGTCGTTCGGGAGCTTCGGCAGCCTGAGGAAGAAGAGGCAGGATGACAGTGAGGAGTATGTCTGCCCCATGGACGTGGAGATGCCAAAGGGACGTAGCTTCCAGAAAGGCTATGAGCTTCAGCTCTACGAGGACGACATTGACCGG ATGGAGGACTCAGAGGGAACTGTGAGGCAGATCGGAGCTTTCTCCGAGGGCATCCAAAATTTGACG AGCATGCTGAAAGACGATGAATTTTTCAAAGAGATCTCCAACTCACCCAACCCCAGCATAACAGATGACGATTCCAACATGTGA